One window of Oncorhynchus kisutch isolate 150728-3 unplaced genomic scaffold, Okis_V2 Okis05a-Okis16b_hom, whole genome shotgun sequence genomic DNA carries:
- the LOC109883532 gene encoding LOW QUALITY PROTEIN: tomoregulin-2-like (The sequence of the model RefSeq protein was modified relative to this genomic sequence to represent the inferred CDS: substituted 2 bases at 2 genomic stop codons), protein MECFLRREACQLQTEIHTASLGPCPTDAGSGSGDGGEGVSLPESSGEAGVGQRDSSCEMCQFGSECDEDAEDVWCVCNIDCSHIIFNPVCASDGRSYDNPCQVKEASCQRQERIEVTHLGHCHGTQTHTHIPHTYTHTRATHHTHKGPRDLYIPCPSRYRNYCLHGDCQYPXQPRPALLXLSCRVSGPQCERKDYNVLFVVPGSGKIRYVLIASVIGALQITIITLVVLCVTRKSPGKKRKSVQKQSGALYDTDSTLRTATLHI, encoded by the exons ATGGAGTGTTTTCTGAGACGGGAAGCCTGTCAGCTTCAGACGGAGATACACACTGCATCTCTGGGTCCTTGTCCTACAG ACGCTGGTTCAGGATCAGGTGATGGTGGTGAAGGTGTTTCTCTCCCAG aGAGTTCTGGAGAGGCTGGTGTAGGACAGAGGGACTCGTCCTGTGAGATGTGTCAGTTTGGATCGGAGTGTGACGAAGACGCAGAAGATGTatg GTGTGTGTGTAACATCGACTGTTCCCACATCA TTTTCAACCCTGTGTGTGCTTCAGATGGCCGTTCCTATGACAACCCCTGTCAGGTAAAGGAGGCTTCGTGTCAGAGACAGGAGAGGATCGAGGTCACACACCTGGGCCACTGCCacggtacacaaacacacacacacatacctcacacatacacacacacgcgtgcaacacaccacacacacaa GGGGCCGAGGGACCTGTACATCCCCTGTCCTTCCCGCTACAGGAACTACTGTCTCCATGGAGACTGTCAATACCCCTGACAACCTAGGCCCGCCCTCCTGTAGCTGTCATGCAGGGTCAGCGGGCCCCAGTGTGAGCGGAAGGACTACAACGTTCTGTTTGTGGTTCCAGGATCTGGAAAGATCCGTTATGTTCTCATCGCCTCCGTCATCGGAGCGCTGCAGATCACCATTATCACACTGGTGGTGCTGTGTGTCACAAG GAAGAGCCCTGGGAAGAAGAGGAAGTCTGTCCAGAAGCAGAGTGGGGCTCTGTACGATACAGACAGCACGCTCCGCACTGCTACTCTTCACATCTGA